One genomic segment of Pandoraea thiooxydans includes these proteins:
- a CDS encoding 3-oxoacid CoA-transferase subunit B, protein MNKLSRDQIAARVAQDIPEGAYVNLGIGLPTLVANHLPKDREILLHSENGVLGMGPAPAPGEEDGDLINAGKQPVTLLPGGAYFHHADSFAMMRGGHLDICVLGAFQVSRRGDLANWHTGAPDAIPAVGGAMDLAIGAKHVFVMMDLLTREGRSKLVEQCTYPLTGIGCVSRVYTDLAVFDLKPDGVHVIDNFSGLAAAELEARVGLPLRFG, encoded by the coding sequence ATGAACAAGCTCAGTCGTGATCAGATTGCCGCCCGTGTCGCCCAGGACATTCCGGAGGGGGCTTACGTCAATCTCGGTATCGGTTTGCCGACACTGGTGGCAAACCATTTGCCCAAAGACCGCGAAATCCTGTTGCACAGCGAGAACGGCGTGCTCGGCATGGGGCCGGCGCCCGCCCCGGGCGAGGAGGATGGCGATCTCATCAATGCCGGCAAGCAGCCGGTGACGCTGCTGCCGGGCGGCGCCTATTTCCACCACGCCGATTCGTTTGCGATGATGCGCGGCGGGCACCTCGATATCTGTGTGTTGGGCGCGTTCCAGGTGTCGCGTCGCGGCGACCTGGCCAATTGGCACACCGGGGCGCCGGACGCGATTCCGGCGGTGGGCGGGGCGATGGATCTGGCCATCGGCGCCAAGCACGTCTTCGTGATGATGGATCTGTTGACCAGGGAGGGTCGCAGCAAGCTGGTCGAACAGTGTACCTATCCGCTGACCGGCATTGGCTGCGTCTCGCGCGTGTACACCGATCTGGCGGTATTCGATCTGAAACCCGACGGGGTGCACGTGATCGACAATTTCAGCGGCCTTGCCGCGGCCGAACTGGAGGCGCGGGTCGGCTTGCCGCTGCGGTTTGGCTGA
- a CDS encoding AMP-binding protein → MALTQTFLQARDFLQAHREQYEVAYRDFRWPVLKEFNWALDFFDVQARGNDTLALWVVEEDGSERKLTYAEMSARSNRVANFLRQQGVARGDRVLIMIPNQVELWDLMLACIKLGAVMIPATTLLTPEDLADRLTRGQVKHIVTTVAETAKFAQLPSGLTRLCVGGEAPGWLRFADAYEAGEAFEPSGKTMADDPLLLYFTSGTTSKPKLVLHSHQSYPVGHLTTMYFIGLQPGDVHWNISSPGWAKHAWSCFFAPWIAGATIFIYNFARFNAKAVLDTICRCEVTTLCAPPTVWRMLIQEDLASYPVKLRELVGAGEPLNPEVIDQVRRAWNITIRDGYGQTETCCQIGNSPGQPIKPGSMGRPMPGYRVALLDHDGHPVQEGEIALSLAQRPTGLMLGYEGDEGKNREVMRDGHYHTGDVAMCDDSGYFTYVGRADDVFKASDYRISPFELESELIKHPAVAETGVVPSPDPLRLSVPKAYVALRAGFTPSRELALDILKFARAQLAPYKRVRRLEFCELPKTISGKIRRVELRRAEENRGDAGRRPQEFWEEDFPELK, encoded by the coding sequence GTGGCATTGACGCAGACCTTTTTGCAGGCCAGGGATTTTCTGCAGGCGCATCGCGAGCAGTATGAGGTGGCGTATCGGGATTTTCGCTGGCCGGTGTTGAAGGAATTCAACTGGGCGTTGGACTTTTTCGATGTGCAGGCGCGCGGCAACGATACGCTGGCGCTATGGGTGGTGGAGGAGGACGGTAGCGAGCGCAAGCTTACCTATGCCGAGATGTCGGCGCGCTCGAATCGCGTGGCGAATTTCCTGCGCCAGCAGGGCGTGGCGCGCGGCGACCGGGTGTTGATCATGATTCCTAACCAGGTCGAGCTGTGGGATTTGATGCTCGCCTGCATCAAGCTGGGCGCGGTGATGATTCCGGCCACGACGCTGCTCACACCCGAGGATCTGGCCGACCGCCTCACGCGCGGGCAGGTCAAGCATATCGTGACGACCGTCGCGGAGACGGCCAAGTTCGCGCAATTGCCGTCGGGCCTGACGCGGCTGTGCGTGGGCGGCGAGGCGCCCGGCTGGCTGCGCTTTGCCGATGCGTATGAGGCGGGCGAGGCGTTCGAGCCGAGCGGCAAGACGATGGCAGACGATCCGCTGCTGCTGTATTTCACCTCGGGCACGACGTCCAAGCCGAAGCTGGTATTGCATAGCCACCAGAGCTATCCGGTCGGGCATTTGACGACGATGTACTTTATCGGCCTGCAGCCGGGCGACGTGCATTGGAATATCAGCTCGCCAGGCTGGGCCAAGCACGCCTGGAGCTGTTTCTTCGCGCCATGGATCGCCGGGGCGACGATCTTTATTTACAACTTTGCGCGCTTCAATGCGAAGGCGGTGCTCGACACGATTTGCCGCTGCGAGGTGACCACGCTGTGCGCGCCGCCCACCGTGTGGCGCATGCTGATTCAGGAGGATCTGGCGAGCTATCCGGTCAAGCTGCGCGAGCTGGTCGGCGCCGGCGAGCCGCTCAACCCGGAGGTGATCGATCAGGTGCGGCGGGCCTGGAACATTACGATTCGCGACGGCTATGGGCAGACCGAAACGTGCTGCCAGATCGGCAATTCGCCGGGGCAGCCGATCAAGCCGGGGTCGATGGGGCGGCCGATGCCGGGTTACCGTGTGGCGCTGCTCGATCACGACGGCCACCCGGTGCAGGAGGGGGAGATCGCGCTGTCGCTGGCGCAGCGTCCGACCGGACTGATGCTTGGCTACGAGGGCGACGAGGGCAAGAATCGCGAGGTGATGCGCGACGGACACTATCACACGGGCGACGTGGCGATGTGCGACGACAGCGGTTACTTCACCTACGTGGGCCGCGCGGACGATGTGTTCAAGGCGTCGGATTACCGCATCAGCCCGTTCGAGTTGGAGAGCGAACTGATCAAGCATCCTGCGGTTGCCGAGACCGGCGTGGTGCCCAGCCCCGATCCGCTGCGCCTGTCGGTGCCGAAGGCGTATGTCGCGCTGCGCGCGGGCTTTACGCCGAGCCGCGAACTGGCGCTCGATATCCTCAAATTCGCGCGCGCTCAACTGGCTCCCTACAAGCGCGTTCGCCGGCTGGAATTCTGCGAACTGCCCAAGACCATCTCCGGCAAGATCCGCCGCGTGGAGCTGCGCCGCGCCGAGGAAAACCGGGGCGATGCCGGTCGCCGGCCGCAAGAGTTCTGGGAAGAGGATTTCCCCGAGCTGAAGTAA
- a CDS encoding adenosine-specific kinase, giving the protein MELTMVAIDKPETINFILGQTHFIKSVEDIHETLVAAVPGIKFGLAFCEASGKCLVRWSGTDTDMLELARRNAVALGAGHSFFVFLAQGFYPLNVLNALKMVPEVCRIFCATANPTQVIVAQTEQGRAVLGVVDGQSPKGVEDDAEIEWRKNLLRQIGYKL; this is encoded by the coding sequence ATGGAATTGACGATGGTTGCAATCGACAAGCCCGAGACGATCAACTTCATTCTCGGCCAGACGCATTTCATCAAGTCGGTGGAAGATATTCACGAGACGCTGGTTGCCGCGGTGCCCGGCATCAAGTTCGGGCTCGCGTTCTGCGAGGCTTCGGGGAAATGTCTGGTCAGATGGTCGGGCACCGACACCGACATGCTCGAACTGGCGCGGCGCAATGCGGTTGCACTTGGCGCGGGCCATAGTTTCTTTGTTTTTCTGGCGCAGGGGTTTTATCCGCTCAATGTGCTCAACGCGCTGAAAATGGTGCCCGAAGTCTGCCGGATCTTTTGCGCCACCGCCAATCCGACCCAGGTGATCGTGGCGCAGACCGAGCAGGGCCGCGCCGTGCTGGGCGTGGTCGACGGCCAATCGCCCAAAGGCGTCGAGGACGACGCGGAGATCGAGTGGCGCAAGAATCTGCTGCGCCAGATCGGCTATAAGCTCTGA
- the dusA gene encoding tRNA dihydrouridine(20/20a) synthase DusA, with protein sequence MKYPGRRISVAPMMDWTDRHCRYFHRLLSQHTWLYTEMVTTGALLHGDVPRHLDFDAAEHPVALQLGGSEPADLAQAARLGAQWGYDEINLNCGCPSERVQRGAFGACLMAEPALVADCVKAMRDAVSVPVTVKHRIGIDSVEAYDFVRDFVGQVAEAGCETFIVHARNAILKGLSPKENREIPPLKYDYVYRLKRDFPDLEIIINGGIDTLDAAAVHLEHVDGVMIGREAYHQPYLLAGVDTRFYGATAPVVSREAVEAGLIEYAARQVARGTYLGAITRHALGLYRGVSGARGWRRTLSESKRLASDGVHAFAHARTFLQAAEA encoded by the coding sequence TTGAAATACCCGGGTCGCAGAATTTCCGTGGCGCCGATGATGGACTGGACTGACCGTCATTGCCGCTACTTCCATCGCCTGTTGTCGCAGCACACCTGGTTGTACACCGAAATGGTGACGACCGGCGCGCTGCTGCACGGCGATGTGCCGCGCCACCTGGATTTCGACGCCGCCGAGCATCCGGTCGCCCTGCAGCTGGGCGGCAGCGAGCCGGCCGATCTTGCGCAGGCCGCGCGGCTCGGTGCCCAGTGGGGCTATGACGAGATCAACCTGAATTGCGGCTGTCCGTCCGAGCGGGTGCAGCGCGGCGCGTTCGGCGCCTGCCTGATGGCCGAGCCGGCGCTGGTGGCCGATTGCGTCAAAGCCATGCGCGATGCGGTAAGCGTGCCGGTGACGGTCAAGCATCGTATCGGCATCGATAGCGTCGAGGCCTACGATTTCGTGCGCGATTTTGTCGGGCAGGTGGCCGAGGCGGGCTGCGAAACGTTTATCGTGCATGCGCGCAATGCGATCCTCAAGGGGTTGAGCCCGAAGGAAAATCGCGAAATCCCGCCGCTCAAATATGATTACGTATATCGCCTGAAGCGGGATTTTCCTGATCTGGAAATCATCATCAACGGCGGCATCGACACGCTCGATGCGGCTGCCGTGCATCTCGAGCACGTCGACGGCGTGATGATCGGGCGCGAGGCTTATCATCAGCCCTATCTGCTGGCCGGCGTCGATACGCGCTTCTATGGCGCGACCGCCCCGGTCGTCAGCCGCGAGGCGGTGGAAGCGGGGCTGATCGAATATGCGGCGCGGCAGGTGGCGCGGGGTACCTATCTGGGTGCCATTACACGCCATGCGCTGGGGCTGTATCGCGGCGTGTCCGGCGCCCGCGGCTGGCGCCGCACGCTGTCCGAATCCAAGCGCCTGGCCAGCGACGGCGTGCACGCATTCGCACATGCACGCACGTTCCTGCAGGCCGCCGAGGCCTGA
- a CDS encoding 3-oxoacid CoA-transferase subunit A: MISKIVEDLAEALAGVHDGATVMIGGFGTAGQPVELIDALLAQGARDLTIVNNNAGNGTTGLAALLQARRVRKIICSFPRQTDSQVFDALFRAGDIELELVPQGNLAERIRAAGAGIGAFFTPTGFGTELAEGKETRHIDGRDYILEYPIHADFALIKAERADRWGNLVYRKTARNFGPIMATAARTTIASVREVVALGELDPEAIVTPGIFVQRVVRVAAPVALAA; this comes from the coding sequence ATGATTTCCAAGATAGTTGAAGACCTCGCCGAGGCGCTGGCGGGGGTGCACGATGGCGCGACGGTCATGATCGGCGGCTTCGGCACGGCCGGGCAACCGGTCGAGCTGATCGACGCGCTGCTGGCGCAAGGCGCCAGGGATCTCACCATCGTCAATAACAACGCCGGCAACGGTACCACCGGGTTGGCCGCGCTGCTGCAGGCGCGCCGCGTGCGCAAGATTATTTGCTCGTTTCCTCGCCAGACCGATTCGCAAGTGTTCGACGCGCTGTTCCGCGCCGGCGACATCGAGCTGGAGCTGGTGCCGCAAGGCAATTTGGCCGAGCGCATTCGTGCGGCCGGCGCCGGCATCGGCGCCTTCTTCACGCCGACCGGTTTTGGCACCGAGCTGGCCGAAGGCAAGGAAACCCGTCATATCGACGGACGCGATTACATACTGGAGTATCCGATCCACGCCGATTTCGCGCTGATCAAAGCCGAGCGCGCCGACCGCTGGGGCAACCTGGTGTATCGCAAGACCGCGCGCAACTTCGGTCCGATCATGGCCACCGCCGCCAGGACCACCATCGCGTCGGTGCGCGAGGTGGTCGCGCTGGGCGAGCTCGATCCGGAGGCGATCGTCACGCCGGGCATTTTCGTGCAGCGCGTGGTGCGGGTCGCTGCCCCCGTCGCGCTGGCGGCCTAG
- the pcaF gene encoding 3-oxoadipyl-CoA thiolase, with amino-acid sequence MIDAFICDAIRTPIGRYGGSLSSVRADDLGAVPLKALMERHPGLDWSAIDDVIYGCANQAGEDNRNVARMSALLAGLPESVPGATINRLCGSGMDALGVAARAIKSGEAGLMLAGGVESMSRAPFVLGKSATPFARQAEIFDTTIGWRFVNPRMKAQYGVDSMPETAENVATEFNISRADQDLFALRSQEKAAKAQANGVLDEEITPVSIAQKKGEPLLVSRDEHPRATTLEALAKLRGVVSPAGTVTAGNASGVNDGAAALLLANEATAARLGLSPKARVLGVATAGVAPRIMGMGPAPASQKLLQRLGLSLEQIDVIELNEAFAAQGLAVLRALGLPDDDPRVNPNGGAIALGHPLGMSGARLVTTALYQLHRTGGRLALCTMCIGVGQGIAMVIERV; translated from the coding sequence ATGATCGACGCTTTCATTTGTGATGCCATTCGGACCCCTATCGGCCGTTACGGCGGCAGCCTGTCTTCGGTGCGCGCCGACGACCTGGGCGCGGTGCCCCTCAAGGCTTTGATGGAGCGTCACCCGGGGCTCGACTGGAGCGCGATCGACGATGTGATTTACGGCTGCGCCAACCAGGCCGGGGAAGATAACCGTAATGTTGCGCGCATGTCTGCGCTACTGGCCGGCTTGCCCGAGAGTGTGCCGGGCGCCACCATCAACCGGCTGTGCGGCTCGGGCATGGATGCGCTGGGCGTCGCCGCGCGGGCGATCAAATCCGGCGAGGCGGGGCTGATGCTCGCCGGCGGCGTCGAGAGCATGAGCCGGGCGCCTTTCGTGCTGGGCAAGTCGGCCACGCCGTTTGCCCGTCAGGCGGAAATTTTCGATACCACCATTGGCTGGCGTTTCGTCAATCCGCGGATGAAGGCGCAGTATGGGGTGGACTCGATGCCCGAGACCGCCGAGAACGTGGCCACCGAATTCAATATCAGCCGTGCCGATCAGGACCTGTTCGCGCTGCGCAGCCAGGAAAAGGCTGCCAAGGCGCAGGCCAACGGCGTGCTGGACGAGGAAATCACGCCGGTGAGCATTGCCCAGAAAAAGGGCGAGCCGCTGCTGGTCTCGCGCGACGAGCACCCGCGCGCGACCACTCTCGAGGCGCTGGCCAAGCTGCGCGGCGTGGTCTCGCCCGCCGGCACGGTGACCGCCGGCAACGCCTCGGGCGTGAACGACGGTGCCGCAGCGCTGCTGCTGGCCAACGAGGCCACCGCCGCGCGCCTGGGCCTGAGCCCGAAGGCGCGCGTGCTGGGCGTGGCCACCGCCGGCGTGGCGCCGCGCATCATGGGCATGGGCCCGGCCCCCGCGTCGCAAAAGCTGCTGCAGCGGCTGGGGCTGAGCCTCGAGCAGATCGATGTGATCGAATTGAATGAGGCGTTTGCGGCCCAGGGACTGGCGGTGCTGCGCGCGCTCGGGCTGCCCGACGACGACCCTCGCGTGAACCCGAACGGTGGGGCGATCGCGCTGGGCCACCCGCTGGGCATGAGCGGCGCGCGGCTGGTGACCACCGCTCTGTACCAATTGCACCGCACCGGCGGCCGCCTGGCGCTGTGCACGATGTGCATCGGTGTGGGGCAGGGCATTGCGATGGTGATCGAACGCGTTTGA
- the treF gene encoding alpha,alpha-trehalase TreF, producing the protein MTQTSDQVLARGGQAAGVEHVAAADVLSPADRYQELFRAVQSARIFDDSKTFVDTVPRRDPADILRRYRELCHEPGFDLAQFVHAHFQHEPIPDNHYDSNPDQSLRAHIDGLWNVLTRHPKTHPARSSLLPLPFDYVVPGGRFSEMYYWDSYFTMQGLAQSGRPHLLRTMADNFAFLIDTYGHIPNGNRSYYLSRSQPPVFALMVELFETHGVRRAVHYLPQLKREHAFWMAGAEALKPGQACRHLVCLPDGAMLNRYWDERDTPREEGYREDVDTAARSRRPPGEVYRDLRAGAASGWDFSSRWLSDPNDLSTIRTTAILPIDLNSFLYKLERQIERLSQASGDSAGAAAFHAHANARRAAANRYLWSEADGAYVDYDWQLEHQRRELSAATATPLYVGMASQEQAQRVRHTIASRLLVPGGLMTTEQPSNQQWDRANGWAPLQWIAIAGLRRYGLRTLSEDIAHRWLETVSRLYERESKLVEKYALRSAGHAEAGGSGGEYPLQDGFGWTNGVTRNLLDAHPTHRAHHARAGRRR; encoded by the coding sequence ATGACGCAAACCAGCGATCAAGTATTGGCGCGCGGCGGGCAGGCAGCCGGCGTCGAACACGTGGCGGCTGCCGACGTGCTGAGCCCGGCGGACCGCTACCAGGAGTTGTTTCGCGCCGTGCAAAGCGCGCGCATATTCGACGATAGCAAGACCTTCGTCGATACCGTGCCGCGCCGCGACCCGGCCGACATCCTGCGCCGCTACCGGGAACTGTGCCACGAACCGGGTTTCGATCTGGCGCAATTCGTTCACGCGCACTTTCAGCACGAACCCATTCCCGATAATCACTACGATTCCAATCCCGATCAGTCGCTACGCGCGCATATCGATGGCCTGTGGAACGTGCTCACGCGACATCCCAAGACCCATCCGGCGCGCAGTTCGCTGCTGCCGTTGCCGTTCGACTACGTGGTGCCGGGCGGCCGCTTCAGTGAAATGTATTACTGGGATTCATACTTCACGATGCAGGGTTTGGCGCAGAGCGGCCGGCCGCATTTGCTGCGCACCATGGCCGACAACTTCGCGTTCCTGATCGATACCTACGGACACATTCCCAACGGCAATCGCAGCTACTATCTGAGCCGCTCGCAGCCGCCGGTATTCGCGCTGATGGTCGAACTGTTCGAGACCCACGGCGTGCGACGCGCGGTGCATTACCTGCCTCAACTCAAGCGCGAGCATGCATTCTGGATGGCAGGCGCCGAAGCGCTCAAACCCGGGCAGGCCTGCCGTCACCTCGTGTGCCTGCCCGACGGCGCCATGCTCAACCGCTACTGGGACGAGCGCGATACGCCGCGCGAGGAAGGCTACCGGGAGGATGTCGACACCGCCGCCCGCTCGCGCCGTCCACCCGGCGAGGTCTACCGCGACCTGCGCGCGGGCGCCGCGTCGGGTTGGGACTTCAGCTCGCGTTGGCTGAGCGATCCAAACGACCTGTCGACCATTCGCACCACCGCGATTCTGCCGATCGATCTCAACAGCTTCCTCTACAAACTCGAGCGCCAGATCGAGCGCCTGAGCCAGGCCAGCGGCGACAGCGCGGGCGCCGCCGCCTTCCACGCGCACGCCAATGCCCGGCGCGCGGCGGCCAACCGGTATCTATGGTCCGAGGCCGACGGCGCCTATGTCGATTACGACTGGCAACTCGAGCACCAGCGGCGCGAGCTCTCGGCGGCAACCGCTACCCCGCTTTACGTGGGCATGGCCAGTCAGGAGCAGGCGCAGCGCGTGCGTCACACGATCGCGTCGCGCCTTTTGGTGCCGGGTGGTCTGATGACCACCGAGCAGCCCAGCAACCAGCAATGGGACCGCGCCAATGGCTGGGCGCCGCTGCAATGGATTGCCATCGCCGGGTTGCGCCGCTATGGTCTGCGAACGCTCAGCGAGGACATCGCGCACCGCTGGCTGGAAACCGTCAGCCGGCTCTACGAACGCGAGAGCAAACTGGTGGAGAAGTACGCGCTACGCAGCGCCGGGCACGCCGAAGCCGGCGGCAGCGGCGGCGAATACCCGCTGCAGGACGGATTCGGTTGGACCAATGGCGTCACCCGCAACCTGCTCGACGCGCATCCGACGCATCGTGCTCACCATGCTCGCGCCGGACGCCGGCGCTAA
- a CDS encoding IclR family transcriptional regulator — MTEGNRPAPSDSYVQSFARGLSVIQAFGAERPQMTLSEVAAHTGLTRAGARRILLTLEQLGYVRSEERRFFLTPKILDLGYAYLSGTPLWDLATPFMEEVANTTHESCSISVLDGLEIVYILRIATHKIMTVNLSVGSRLPAWVTSMGRVMLGGLAPAARDDILARSTIVAHTPHTLTDPAEIRQAIATAQAQGYAFVAEELEAGLQSIAVPIFDRNRRIIAAMNVSGHASRNSREQMLNEFLPCLKQAAERLSATLQRR, encoded by the coding sequence ATGACCGAAGGCAACCGCCCTGCACCGAGCGACAGTTACGTCCAGTCGTTTGCGCGCGGGCTTTCCGTGATTCAGGCGTTCGGCGCCGAGCGCCCGCAAATGACGCTCTCCGAAGTCGCCGCGCACACTGGCCTGACGCGCGCCGGCGCGCGCCGCATCCTGCTCACGCTCGAGCAGCTCGGCTATGTGCGCAGCGAGGAGCGCAGGTTCTTTCTCACGCCGAAAATCCTCGATCTTGGCTACGCGTATCTTTCCGGTACCCCGCTGTGGGATCTGGCAACACCTTTCATGGAAGAAGTGGCCAACACGACGCACGAGTCGTGCTCGATCTCGGTACTCGACGGGCTGGAAATCGTCTACATCCTGCGCATCGCCACGCACAAGATCATGACCGTCAACCTGTCGGTCGGCAGCCGCCTGCCGGCATGGGTCACGTCGATGGGACGAGTGATGCTGGGCGGCCTCGCGCCCGCCGCGCGCGACGACATCCTTGCGCGCAGCACGATCGTCGCGCATACGCCTCACACGCTGACCGATCCGGCCGAAATCCGCCAGGCGATCGCGACCGCGCAGGCCCAGGGCTATGCGTTCGTGGCCGAAGAACTGGAAGCCGGGCTGCAATCGATCGCCGTGCCGATTTTCGATCGCAACCGGCGCATCATCGCCGCCATGAACGTCAGCGGGCACGCCAGCCGCAACAGCCGCGAGCAAATGCTCAATGAATTCCTGCCGTGCCTGAAGCAGGCGGCCGAGCGCCTGAGCGCGACGCTGCAGCGCCGCTAG
- a CDS encoding LysR family transcriptional regulator: MSSIRFLRTFIAVARYGSFAAAAERVALTQAAVSMQMQALEAELKHPLFDRSGRMASLNSTGRAILPRAEQLVALYDDMRAIGADANDVIGSVAIGAVVSVMGALASMVAQLKVTHPRLEVRLITARSLDLAAQLEAGEIDAALVVEGSGKLPAGLAWTPLYSEPLVLVASKKTGRAPAAQLLRTQPFLRFDRSQRTGALIERTLRKHRWAVNDFLELSALEAIVELARQNVGVAVVPLLRNNSWRGDPTLRVLPLPPSTPRRVVGMLERREHDRHAITAAIRQRILDGIA; the protein is encoded by the coding sequence ATGAGCAGCATTCGCTTTTTGCGCACCTTCATCGCCGTCGCGCGCTATGGCTCGTTTGCCGCGGCGGCCGAGCGCGTGGCGCTCACGCAAGCTGCTGTGAGCATGCAAATGCAGGCGCTGGAGGCCGAGCTCAAGCATCCTTTATTCGATCGCAGCGGGCGCATGGCCAGCCTGAACAGCACCGGCCGCGCGATCCTGCCGCGCGCCGAGCAGTTGGTCGCGCTGTACGACGACATGCGCGCCATCGGCGCGGACGCCAACGATGTGATCGGGTCGGTCGCCATCGGCGCGGTGGTCTCGGTCATGGGAGCGCTGGCCTCGATGGTGGCGCAGCTCAAGGTCACGCATCCGCGCCTGGAAGTGCGGCTGATCACCGCGCGCTCGCTCGATCTGGCGGCTCAGCTCGAGGCCGGGGAAATCGACGCCGCGCTGGTAGTGGAGGGATCGGGCAAGCTGCCCGCCGGCCTGGCCTGGACACCGCTCTACTCGGAGCCCCTGGTGCTGGTGGCCAGCAAGAAAACCGGCCGCGCGCCGGCCGCCCAATTGCTGCGCACCCAGCCGTTCCTGCGCTTCGACCGCTCGCAACGCACCGGCGCGTTAATCGAGCGCACCCTGCGCAAACACCGCTGGGCGGTCAACGATTTCCTCGAGCTCAGCGCCCTCGAGGCGATCGTCGAGCTGGCCCGGCAGAACGTCGGCGTGGCCGTCGTACCCCTGTTGCGAAACAACTCCTGGCGGGGCGACCCCACGCTGCGAGTGCTGCCATTGCCGCCGTCGACCCCGCGTCGCGTGGTCGGCATGCTCGAGCGGCGCGAGCACGATCGGCACGCGATCACTGCCGCGATTCGCCAGCGCATCCTCGATGGAATCGCGTAG
- a CDS encoding SDR family NAD(P)-dependent oxidoreductase yields MNDTVALVTGSAQGIGRAIAVRLAQEGAKIVVEDRQDADAAEQTLAQVRAAGSDGCVIAGNVGSVHDARGVVDAAVAKLGRIDVLVNNAGVERNAPFLEVSEADYDLVLDVNLKGAFFMTQAVVRHLRDSHRGGRIVNISSVHEELPFPHFTSYCASKGGMKMMVRNLAIELAPLGITVNNVAPGAVGTAINNKLLHDPAELSALLANIPLKRLGKVEDVANAVLFLASDEASYVTGTTVYVDGGLLWNYSEQ; encoded by the coding sequence ATGAACGACACAGTAGCTCTCGTCACCGGCAGCGCCCAGGGCATCGGACGCGCCATTGCGGTACGGCTCGCCCAGGAAGGTGCAAAAATCGTCGTCGAGGATCGTCAGGATGCCGATGCGGCCGAACAAACCCTGGCCCAGGTACGCGCCGCCGGCAGCGATGGCTGCGTCATCGCCGGCAACGTCGGCAGCGTGCATGACGCGCGCGGCGTGGTCGATGCTGCCGTGGCCAAACTGGGCCGCATCGACGTGTTGGTCAACAATGCCGGGGTCGAGCGCAATGCGCCGTTTCTCGAGGTCAGCGAAGCGGATTACGACCTGGTGCTCGACGTCAATCTCAAGGGAGCCTTCTTCATGACCCAAGCGGTCGTGCGTCACTTGCGCGACAGCCACCGCGGCGGGCGTATCGTCAATATCAGCTCGGTTCACGAAGAACTGCCGTTTCCGCACTTCACCAGCTATTGCGCGAGCAAGGGCGGCATGAAAATGATGGTGCGCAATCTGGCGATCGAACTCGCGCCGCTGGGCATCACGGTCAACAACGTCGCGCCGGGCGCCGTGGGCACGGCCATCAACAACAAGCTGCTGCACGATCCGGCCGAACTCAGCGCGCTGCTGGCCAACATTCCGCTCAAGCGGCTCGGCAAGGTCGAGGACGTCGCCAACGCGGTGCTGTTTCTCGCCTCGGACGAAGCCAGCTATGTCACCGGCACCACCGTCTATGTCGACGGCGGCCTGCTGTGGAACTACAGCGAGCAATGA